Genomic DNA from Oscillospiraceae bacterium:
GGTTTTATATTCCGAAATGAGCTTCAAACCACCCACTTCCCCAATGCCTGCAACACCGGGAATATTATCGGATTTATCCCCCATAATCGCCTTTAATTCAATTAAATCTTTGGGTTCTAATCCTTCGTATTTTTCGGCAACTGCCGCAATATCCATCCTTGTGGTCTCGGTTTTTCCCATACGGGTGATGATAAGTTTTACATTCACATACTCATCCACCAGCTGCAAATCGTCTTTATCCCCTGTTAAAATAAGGCACTCCGTCTGGTTCTCTGAACACACACGGGAGAGGGTTCCGATGATATCGTCAGCTTCGTAATTTTCTTTTTCCAAAACAGGAATATTCATTGCCGATAACAGCTCTTTTAAAGGCGCAAACTGCTCTTTTAATTCGGGCGGTGTTTCTTTTCGGGTCCCCTTATAATCGCCGTACATCGCTGTTCTGAAGGTCACACGGGATACGTCAAAGCAACAAGCGATCAGATCAGGTTTTTCTTCCTCTAATTCTTTTAATAAAATATTCAAAAAACCGAAAATTCCATTGGTATTTAAGCCATCCTTATTGGTCAAAGGACGGATCGCATAATACGCACGATTTAAGATACTGTTGGCATCAATCAGCAGAAACTTCTTCATAATCTCCCTCCTTTAAATTTCCGGAAAGCACTCTTTGTGTATACTCAACACCGTCTCTGGCATCCAAAATATATTCTCCCAAAGAGGTACGGAGACGATACGCGGGAATCGCCTGGGAAACCATTGCATCCTGATAGTTGATTAAATAATATCCCACCTCAATATTGGTAATTTCAATTCCCTTTAAATTATTTTGTGCCAAGGAAAGCAACACGGTTTCCAGCTGAGAAAGCTGATAAGAAAAACCGTTTTCTTGATCAGGAGTTCCCAAAAATCCTTTGATTTGCTTGAATCCGTCTTTGGTCACTGTTACTGAGAAATGAGAATCAAATAATTTGTAGTTTCCAATTCGATATGCATATTCCACCAGAATGTCGTCTTCAATCTGAAACGCATCAACGGCATACACATATTCCAAAACGCCCAATTTCTCTAAGTATGGAGCAATTTTGGTGGCCGCATTCTTTACGGAAACGCCACGGAACGAACCTAAATCGGGAGTTTCATCCCGAAAGAAAAAGACGCCGTTTTCCGATTCCAACCGACATTCCCCCGCTTCATCGGTATATCCGTTTTCATTTGCAACGGGAGACTTTATCAGCTTCTTTGCCAAATTTTCATCCATCACCAATGGTGCCAATTCCGGAACCTTCAATTCATTTTCCACCCGGGGAAGGCTGTCAACCTGAAGGTGAATTTCATTTTTGGAGAGCACTGCTGTTAAATCTCCGATTAACTGGCTGTTATCCCGATGACTCTCCGCCAATAAAAAGTTCAACAAAAATAGATTGATTAAGAAAAACACTAAAATCAATATGGTTTTTGCACGATACCATAACATACAGTTCCCTCCCTTCTTTCTAATTAACAGAAAATCTGTTACCGATTACAATGCAAAACAGGAAACAGTACCATCAGAAAACTGACAGAACCATCCAACCGATATCTGCCCATTTTCCATCATATTACACGGAAACATACTTTGAATACGCTGATTCGTTTTACCGGCAATATCAGGCTGATTATACAAAAAATCATATGCCTCAATTACACCGGTAGTAGCCAGAATCTGGTCACTTAATTTCACATTTAAAACAATCTGCTCGTATTCCACAATTACACCGTCTTCACAAACTACCCGCACTGCAGGCTGGTCCTTTTGATATAAGAAGCCGTTGGGAGTGTGATACATAAATTCATAAGTATGACGATTGCCCTGCTCCGAATGAGAAAACACCGCCAGATAACCATCGCTTTCCGGCACGATATTGCGATACAGCACATTTACAAATTCAGTAAGTGCTTCCTGTTGCATAGATGCACTCACCTGAATACCTGCCTCTATGTCACCGGTTTCAAAACGAAAGGCACCGTCTTCACGGATTTTCAAGGTAGAACGGTTTTCGATAAAATGAATGGCGCCATCTTTATCCCGATAGGAACGTGCCGAATTTTTTACAATATGAAAGGATTTAAACACACTGTCATAAGAAGAAGAATACATTACAGGTTCCACTTCTAACTTCTGCACCTGCGTGGCCTCCAAAAGAATCGGAACAAACCGTTCAAACAAAATACGACCGGAGTTATCCGTGTCTGTGTCAAAATTCAGTTCATAAGCATAGGATGCATTTTGACCGGTAACACTAATCTGATCTTCCACCTTTTTGGTATTGGCAGAAAATTTCACGGGAAGCTGATAGGCATGTCCGGAAGAATCATCCATAAAGGTCAGATAAGTGGCTTGTGCCACATCAATCCCGATGACAAAGGTGGAAGATATGGGATTGGGTACATCATCAAAAAATGTGTCGTCTTTTCCCAGAAGCTCCTGCAAGTTGACCCGATTGGAATATTTTAGCATCATACTGTTGGTTTTATATGCATTTAAGTATTCTTCTTCGGTAATGGTGGCAAGATTTCCGTTTTTCTCCAGGGAAAGCAGAATATCTGATGCAATCTGATAGTTCTGGGGAAATTGGGGAGAAGCAGGATAACTGATCATTCTCTGAGATCCGTAAGTAAAGGAAATAAACTCAGGAGTAACCTGACTCCAATATTTCACATCATAGTCTTCCGAAGGTTCTTGCGGGGTGTCTTTGGTGAAAAAATTTTGCAAAGAATGCACAAAAGAATTATAGTCTAACGACCATAATTCTTTTTCATGCCAAATATGAGCAGACAAAACTAGGGATGAAATCACCAAGCAAGTTAAGACTACTGTTTTCATAAATTCCTTTTTCATAAAGAATCACTCCTTATTTTGGGGGAGTTGACTCCCATAAGATTTGAAAAGGAACATTCTGCATCAATTATTTCCAACCGGAAGTTAAAGATTGCAGACGGCCAATCATGTTAAGCATAGAAGAACTTAACACATTCACTTCGAATGTGGCATTCTGATATTTTCCGCCATGCTCTGCACGCAACAAGAAACGATTCCGTCCGGCAGATAAATTCACAGGAATTGCAAAGATACCGGATGCACCTACCGAAGTGGAAAGTGCACTACCGTTCTGATAATAGGGTCTGTATTCAGAACCGTTAAACAGGTAAACATAAACTCTGGCACCTGCTTTGGCATATCCTGAAATGGTAACAGACTTATTATAGGTAGTAGAATAGCTCTTATTCGGATTAGTAATTGTGATATAACCTGCGCTACCGTAGTCCCCTGAATATATCGAGGCGGGCGCAGCAAACGAGCTTAAGCTAAACAGAAAAACAAGCACTAATATAAAACTCAAAATTCGCGTTCTCATATTTCGCGCTCCTCCTTTCTTGTCGGTAACACTTACAAACAAACAGCCGATAGTACTCTATCATCGTAACCATATTATAGCACAAACTTTGTTACAATACAATTACAAAACATTTACAGTTTTTATTTTCAAAAAAAAATTCCGTGGAATTTTTGTGGAAATCGTTGAAAACCCGCTTTTTTCAACGGTTTTTGAACCTGTGCTCAAAATAAAAAATGCCCGAAAATTTCGAGCATTTTTTATGTATTACCAAATAATAAAATACAGGGCAACCAATAAACCAAGCACGATTCTATAGTAACCGAAGGCCTTGAAATCGTGTTTCTTGATATATCCCATTAAGAATTTAATAGCAAATACCGATACCAAAAAGGCAACCAAAACACCTGTGCCTAAAATTACAAGTTCGGGTGCTGTAAGCGAAGTTTTCAGGAAAAATTTAACGCTTTTCAAAAGACTTGCACCGCACATGACAGGAATTGCTAAAAAGAAGGAATATTCCGCTGCCACATAACGGGAAGTACCAATAAGAACTGCACCCAAAATGGTGGAGCCCGAACGGGAAGTACCCGGAATTAAGGACAAAAGTTGGAAACAGCCAATCAAAAAGGCAGTTTTATAAGTTAAATCTCCTAATTCCTGCACCTTGGGGACTCTGTTTTTATTACGGTTTTCCATCCAAATGAAAAGAATACCGTAAAAAATCAACGCAACAGCAATTACAATGGTAGCCACATCGCCCACAAATACAGTTTCAGACAGCCAATCATCCAGCAGCAGTCCGATGACCGCCGCAGGGAGAACCCCAACGATAACTTTTCCCCAAAGATTTAAAGTGTCTTTTCGTTCTTCTTTGGTTTTCTTGGGGCTAAAAGGATTGAGTTTATGAAAATACAATAGCAACACAGCTAAAATGGAACCAAACTGAATCACTACCAAAAACATATCCCAAAATTCTTTGGAAACATTCAATTTGATAAAAGTATCGGTTAAAATCATGTGGCCTGTGGAAGAAACGGGCAACCACTCGGTAATTCCCTGCACAATGCCGATAAAAATAACTTTTAAGAGTTCTAAAATGTCGGGCATTTTACAAAAAGCCTCCTCTCCGATGATGCCAAAGACAGAGTTTTTTGGTATCAAAAACTCTGTCTTCGCTCTTTACTAATATATTATTGCATAATAGAAAAAATGCTTAGCAATTTTTGTCATCCGTTAGCATTTTTTTACGGCAAAATCCACTTCTTCGCCGTTCACATTCCAATGTTTTCCTTCGCCCACTAAAGCACCGTAAGAAATTTCTTCTGCCAACACATCTTCTTTGATGGCATCTTCATTTTTCTTCATAATGTCTGCCACTTTGTCGTTACCACAAACGCTAACGATAATATGGTCAGTCACTTCAAAGCCGGAATCTTTTCTCATGGTCTGAATTTTGGAAACCACTTCTCTTACAAAACCTTCTTCTAACAGTTCTTCAGTTAAGTTGGTATCCAGAACAACAGTAATGCCGTAATCGGAGTTGGATTCGTAACCGGGTACCTGTGCAGATTCAATGAGTAAGTCTTCTTTTGTCAGAGCCTCTTCGTTTCCGCCTAAAGTGATGGTTAAAGTACCCTTGGTTTCTAATTCATCCATCGCAGCGATACCGTCTAATTCAGCCAGAATATTTCTCAGTTCACCAAGTTGTTTACCAAAACGGGGACCTAAGGTCTTCAGCTGCGGTTTGAAAGAGTAGGAAGTGAAATCTTTCACGCTGTCGGTAAACATCACTTCTTTCACGTTCAGCTCTTCTGCAATGATTTCTTTAAAGAAGTCGGGCAATTCGTTGTCTGCCTTCACAAACATTTTGCCGATGGGCTGACGGTTTTTGATGTTGGCAGAGTTTCTTGCAGCACGGCCTAACACAACAATATCAACCACTTCGTTCATTTTTGCTTCTAAATCTTTATCAATCCAAGCGGTGTTTGCCACAGGGAAATCACAAAGATGAACGCTTTCGGGTGAAGTTTTATCAATGGAGCAAACCAAGTTTCTGTAAATATCTTCTGCCATAAAGGGAATCATGGGAGCAGATAATTTTGCCAAGGTAACCAATGCAGTGTATAAAGTCATATAGGCATTGATTTTATCCTGAGTCATATCTTTACCCCAGTAACGTTCACGGCATCTTCTGACATACCAGTTACTGAGTTCGTCCACAAAATCGTCTAAAACACGGGAGGTTTCGGTGATTTTGTAGTCGGAAAGATAGGTATCCACAGTTTCGGTCAAAGAGTTTAATTTGGATAATAACCATTTATCCATGACGGATAATTTATCATATTCCAAAGAATATTTGGTGGCATCAAAGCCGTCAATGTTTGCATAGAGCACAAAGAATGCATAGGTGTTCCAGAGAGTACCCATAAACTTTCTCTGACCTTCCGTTACCGCACCTTTATGGAATTTGTTGGGTAACCAGGGAGCAGAGTTGGAATAGAAATACCAACGAATTGCATCCGCACCGTGTTCTGCCAATGCATCAAAGGGATCCACGGCGTTGCCCTTGGATTTGGACATTTTCTGGCCGTTTTCATCCTGCACGTGACCTAACACAATAACATTCTTATAAGGCGCTTTATCAAAGATTAAAGTAGAAATCGCCAAGAGCGAATAAAACCAACCACGGGTCTGGTCCACTGCTTCACTGATGAAGTCTGCAGGGAAGTTTTCTTCGAAAATTTCTTTGTTTTCAAAGGGATAATGCCACTGTGCAAAGGGCATTGCACCCGAGTCAAACCAACAGTCAATTACTTCTTTCACACGGTTCATCTGTTTGCCACATTCGGGACATTTGATGGTTACCGCATCAATGAAAGGACGATGCAGTTCAATTTCATCGGGGCAATTATCAGACATACTCTTTAATTCCTGGATGCTTCCGATTGCGTGACGATGACCGCATTCACACTGCCAGATATTCAACGGAGTACCCCAGTAACGGTCACGGCTTACGCCCCAGTCCTGCACGTTGTTGAGCCAGTCGCCAAAACGACCTTTCCCGATAGATTCGGGAATCCAGTTTACAGTGTTGTTGTTTTTGATAAGATTTTCTTTTACCTCGGTCATTTTAATGAACCAGGAGTCTCTTGCATAGTAAATTAAGGGAGTATCACATCTCCAGCAGAACGGATAGGAGTGTTCAAAAGGCAGTGCTTTAAAGAGCAGACCTCTTTTGTCTAAGTCAATAAACACTTCTTTATCTGCATCTTTACAGAACATTCCCGCCCAGGGAGTTTCTGCAGTCATTTCACCCTTCTGGTCAACCAACTGCACAAAGGGTAAATCGTAGTTTCTGCCCACTTTGGCGTCATCTTCCCCGAATGCCGGTGCAATATGAACAATACCGGTACCGTCGGTTAAGGTAACATAGTGGTCACAAACGATATAGTAAGCTTTTTTGTCGGGTTTTGCAAAATCAAAAAGGGGTTCGTATTCTTTGTATTCCAGATCTTTACCGATATAGGTTTCCAAAACAGTATATTCGGTTTCGATTACACTGGGTACCAATGCTTCCGCTAAGATGTATTTCACACCATCAGTTTCGATTTTTACATAGGTTTCGTCGGGGTTTACACAAAGTGCCACGTTGGAGGGTAAGGTCCAGGGAGTGGTGGTCCAAGCTAAAATGAACTCGTTTTCTGCACCTTTCACTTTGAATTTTGCGATAGCGGATTTTTCTTTCACGTCTTTATACCCTTGCGCTACTTCGTGGCTGGATAAGGGGGTTCCGCAACGGGGGCAATAGGGCACAATTTTAAAGCCTTTATATAAAAGACCTTTGTCCCAGATTTGTTTTAATGCCCACCATTCAGATTCGATAAAATCGTTGGTGTAGGTAACGTAGGGGTTGTCCATATCTGCCCAGAAGCCAACGGTTCCGGAAAAGTCTTCCCACATTCCTTTATATTTCCAAACGCTTTCTTTACATTCTTTAATAAAGGGTTCTAAGCCGTATTCTTCAATCTGTTCTTTGCCGTCTAAGCCCAGTTTCTTTTCCACTTCCAGCTCAACGGGTAACCCATGGGTATCCCAACCTGCTTTACGAAGCACGTGGTAGCCTTTCATGGTTTTATAACGGGGAATCATATCTTTGATAACACGGGTTAATACGTGCCCGATATGAGGCTTACCGTTTGCGGTCGGAGGACCGTCATAAAAGGTAAAGGTTTCCCCTTCTTTACGAGATTCGATACTTTTTTCAAAGATGTTATTTTCTTTCCAAAAAGCTTCGGTTTTCTTTTCTCTTTCCACAAAATTTAAATTTGCAGACACTTTTTCGTACATTTCGTACTCCTCCTATATATCACTCTATTTTCAACAAAGAAACAAAAAAGCTTCGTCCGATAACAGGACAAAGCTTTCTAAAAAACTTGTAACCAC
This window encodes:
- a CDS encoding undecaprenyl-diphosphate phosphatase is translated as MLELLKVIFIGIVQGITEWLPVSSTGHMILTDTFIKLNVSKEFWDMFLVVIQFGSILAVLLLYFHKLNPFSPKKTKEERKDTLNLWGKVIVGVLPAAVIGLLLDDWLSETVFVGDVATIVIAVALIFYGILFIWMENRNKNRVPKVQELGDLTYKTAFLIGCFQLLSLIPGTSRSGSTILGAVLIGTSRYVAAEYSFFLAIPVMCGASLLKSVKFFLKTSLTAPELVILGTGVLVAFLVSVFAIKFLMGYIKKHDFKAFGYYRIVLGLLVALYFIIW
- a CDS encoding isoleucine--tRNA ligase; the encoded protein is MYEKVSANLNFVEREKKTEAFWKENNIFEKSIESRKEGETFTFYDGPPTANGKPHIGHVLTRVIKDMIPRYKTMKGYHVLRKAGWDTHGLPVELEVEKKLGLDGKEQIEEYGLEPFIKECKESVWKYKGMWEDFSGTVGFWADMDNPYVTYTNDFIESEWWALKQIWDKGLLYKGFKIVPYCPRCGTPLSSHEVAQGYKDVKEKSAIAKFKVKGAENEFILAWTTTPWTLPSNVALCVNPDETYVKIETDGVKYILAEALVPSVIETEYTVLETYIGKDLEYKEYEPLFDFAKPDKKAYYIVCDHYVTLTDGTGIVHIAPAFGEDDAKVGRNYDLPFVQLVDQKGEMTAETPWAGMFCKDADKEVFIDLDKRGLLFKALPFEHSYPFCWRCDTPLIYYARDSWFIKMTEVKENLIKNNNTVNWIPESIGKGRFGDWLNNVQDWGVSRDRYWGTPLNIWQCECGHRHAIGSIQELKSMSDNCPDEIELHRPFIDAVTIKCPECGKQMNRVKEVIDCWFDSGAMPFAQWHYPFENKEIFEENFPADFISEAVDQTRGWFYSLLAISTLIFDKAPYKNVIVLGHVQDENGQKMSKSKGNAVDPFDALAEHGADAIRWYFYSNSAPWLPNKFHKGAVTEGQRKFMGTLWNTYAFFVLYANIDGFDATKYSLEYDKLSVMDKWLLSKLNSLTETVDTYLSDYKITETSRVLDDFVDELSNWYVRRCRERYWGKDMTQDKINAYMTLYTALVTLAKLSAPMIPFMAEDIYRNLVCSIDKTSPESVHLCDFPVANTAWIDKDLEAKMNEVVDIVVLGRAARNSANIKNRQPIGKMFVKADNELPDFFKEIIAEELNVKEVMFTDSVKDFTSYSFKPQLKTLGPRFGKQLGELRNILAELDGIAAMDELETKGTLTITLGGNEEALTKEDLLIESAQVPGYESNSDYGITVVLDTNLTEELLEEGFVREVVSKIQTMRKDSGFEVTDHIIVSVCGNDKVADIMKKNEDAIKEDVLAEEISYGALVGEGKHWNVNGEEVDFAVKKC